From one uncultured Desulfovibrio sp. genomic stretch:
- a CDS encoding hydrogenase iron-sulfur subunit, translating into MPVLNGKELRIVGFLCNWCSYGGADTAGTARAGQPTDLRIIRVPCSGRIDPLFIVKALLNGADGVLVSGCHPRDCHYSAGNFYARRRLEVLKQFLPVLGIDDRRFEYTWVSASEGQRWQHVVQTFTSRIHELGPAPRFEQTDKLLKVVDMALTSLRPLGTGQKNKLDELKAAIKAKLPELDLVIGWQQGYDAARTVPLFMRTPEDVDKLVWGPFNVNNPAVYLPQYKGKKVGIVVKGCDAKSIVELVQENLINREDVTIFAMPCEGTLDMARVNQELGRYTTIDSVVYDEAGVTITADGKEHRFCMTDYAQGKCYGCTMPTAVMSDTLIGTPTEVQPGPFTPPELALLDSMSLSERMAFWHAQMERCIRCYACRNACPMCVCRDYCIAESREPHWMSQEDSVREKLYFQTIHAMHLAGRCTGCGECQRACPVGIPILALRQQIGRAVGQLFDGYKPGVNPEAVPPLLGYEVEEKNIHEREWK; encoded by the coding sequence ATGCCAGTGCTGAACGGCAAAGAACTGCGAATTGTGGGTTTTCTCTGCAACTGGTGTTCCTACGGCGGTGCCGACACCGCCGGGACGGCCCGTGCAGGACAGCCCACCGACCTGCGTATCATCCGTGTGCCCTGTTCGGGGCGCATTGATCCGCTCTTCATCGTCAAGGCGCTGCTCAACGGGGCTGACGGCGTGCTGGTTTCCGGCTGTCACCCCCGTGACTGCCACTACTCTGCGGGCAATTTCTATGCCCGCCGCCGGCTGGAAGTGCTCAAGCAGTTCCTGCCCGTGCTGGGTATTGACGACCGTCGCTTCGAGTATACCTGGGTGTCCGCCTCGGAAGGCCAGCGCTGGCAGCATGTGGTGCAGACCTTCACCAGCCGCATCCATGAGCTTGGCCCCGCGCCCCGCTTCGAGCAGACGGACAAGCTGCTCAAGGTGGTGGACATGGCCCTGACCTCCCTGCGTCCCCTGGGCACCGGCCAGAAAAACAAGCTGGACGAACTCAAGGCCGCCATCAAGGCCAAGCTGCCGGAGCTGGACCTGGTCATCGGCTGGCAGCAGGGCTATGACGCTGCCCGCACGGTGCCGCTCTTCATGCGCACGCCCGAAGACGTGGACAAGCTGGTGTGGGGTCCCTTCAATGTCAACAATCCCGCCGTCTACCTGCCCCAGTACAAAGGCAAGAAGGTGGGCATTGTGGTCAAGGGCTGCGACGCCAAGTCCATCGTGGAACTGGTGCAGGAAAACCTCATCAACCGCGAGGACGTGACCATCTTCGCCATGCCCTGCGAAGGCACGCTGGATATGGCCCGCGTCAATCAGGAGCTGGGTCGTTATACCACCATCGACAGCGTGGTCTATGACGAGGCCGGCGTGACCATCACCGCTGACGGCAAGGAACACCGCTTCTGCATGACCGACTACGCCCAGGGCAAATGCTATGGCTGCACCATGCCCACGGCCGTCATGTCCGATACCCTCATCGGTACGCCCACGGAAGTGCAGCCCGGTCCCTTCACCCCGCCGGAACTGGCCCTGCTGGACTCCATGAGCCTCAGCGAGCGCATGGCCTTCTGGCATGCCCAGATGGAGCGCTGCATCCGCTGCTATGCCTGCCGCAACGCCTGCCCCATGTGCGTCTGCCGCGACTACTGCATTGCCGAAAGCCGCGAACCCCACTGGATGTCGCAGGAAGACAGCGTCCGTGAAAAGCTGTACTTCCAGACCATCCATGCCATGCACCTGGCCGGGCGCTGCACCGGCTGCGGCGAATGCCAGCGGGCCTGCCCCGTGGGCATCCCCATTCTGGCCCTGCGCCAGCAGATCGGCCGCGCTGTGGGGCAGCTCTTTGACGGCTACAAGCCCGGCGTGAATCCCGAGGCCGTGCCCCCGCTGCTGGGGTACGAAGTGGAAGAAAAGAACATCCATGAGAGGGAGTGGAAATGA